Below is a window of Perca fluviatilis chromosome 14, GENO_Pfluv_1.0, whole genome shotgun sequence DNA.
TGTTCTGCTTTATATTTATTTGCCCGAACGTGGCGTTTTACTTGCCCCGGGCCTTCAAGGCAACCCTTATTGTTGAACTCTGTGTCTGATAAACCTTCAAACTCATGGATCTcttattaaaaacaacttttccCCCGGGTCGTATTTTAATGTCTCAACGCTACCTAAAATTCCACATCTGTCTGTTGCAAGTCCAATCATCCACTTATAGGGGCTATCACTGCAGAAGAACTTAGCTCAGATGTATCTGCATGAAGAGATACCCCTAGAGCTATGTTGTAGTTTGGGTGAATCTGGGTGTcgatgttgggggcttaaaacaccatcgagcgtgAATCTGACCCTTGCTACAAAAAGGTCAATAACAttaaactcaaaaaaaaaagccacacaaAAAATGGAATTCACCTTCCGCTTGTTGAGCTTCATCTGGCAGCAGGAGAAGAATCCAAACAGGATGTAGAAAGCAGCTGCGATGAAGCAGTTGTATCCCACCTGGTTGTACAGGGCGTAGATCCTCTGAGGAGGGTTGATACTGAAGAGGAGCACAACAACATTAAAGCCAAGGCCAAACTGACACAAGGGCGGGACTCCTGAAAAGTCCCAATCACAAATCCGCCTGCTACATCAGCACAGCACAGTTAGGCCGGcttcacactgcctgcgtggcgggAGCGTGGcttttctgttgcgtggcggctgcgtggcgtcttctatgtctttgcacaccagaaacgtgtctgatgcggcgctgctgctagccttgtctggacacatggatgtttcccattgatttacggccctcaagcagtagtatacttcatgttaaacatatacacacacatacacacacacacacacatatatatatatatatatatatacacacacactgatttgattacagcaaagacaacgtcggcagtattgacggcaaactaggctacagaatatttccttctgtattgacaggtgcaatatttgaaatcgataattataatttttttaaattacatttatatctgcatttatgtcaaaacctagagactttcaaacaacatgtcatttattaatatgtatttgtgtaaaaatgacatataaacatcttttcctattctgttttgcctggaaacgcttccaacacgcttgcgtgtcgcgtgaaaaataggcgtcggtcctatttctagcatgcacgcgttttcggcgcagctcgagccgcgcctgatgctacgtttacacgaggccggctattttcataaatcgGACATGTCAACCTCTCcaatttcaaaaataacatcgttatatatattctgcgatatattgcaatttattacttttttataagtttttctcaatttcaaatgatgtccccaaaaggacaattttgtcaacatgcgttttatctaaaaagacacatttctgtTCGtttatctcacttcaattttattgctgcaaaatcagatcgtcaggcagacagactgaccaacacatatataataatagatcgatacttggcgtctgtgtatcgatacagtattgccacgaaaaatatcacgatactatgctgtatcgatttttccccccgcccctaatatatatatatatatatatatatatatatatatatatatatatatatatatatatatatatatatatatatatatatatatatatatatatatatatatatgccagcaatgccgtcaagagcatgccaaacctgtaggtggcagtgtaacgagaagctcaagcccacgttagccaatcagaatcctgaAAATAGCAACGAGTcacgtcctctctctctctctcggccgcctaaacctccgtttgtctcagtttacgtgcaaacgtgcaaacaaagttttccaaaatctccactctgaccggagtttttagaaagactcgttttcagaggcgaattctccgtttgcgtgtaaacgaagggcacaaacgaagggaaatgtctcattttttcaaaataaccatgcacgtgtaaacagggcctgagacgtgcgtgtcacgcaggcagtgagCAAGCTCTACGGTGCAGATCCACTTGACCGTGCGGCGCTTCTGTCGAGACGCGCCccgctctattcctatgggtgaagTCGAGCGACTTCAACGCGcctgcaaagcattccgggaaggcggcgctgcatTGGAAAAAACGATGCAcgtcaaaaagctggccgatgcccagttttatgcaaatgaatccgttgaacgtgacgcgactatccagtagaagtagacgaaaattcaagacagccaaaatcaccataaacctgggggttttattttgaaattcaaatttgaaaatatcTGGCTGCACTGTGGCCTTCCTGTGtgcctggcttgacacattTACTCGGgataataatctttcagcataaTATAACTCAAGTGGTCTGAGAGGAAACTATAAACTTCTGCTCCTCTCTTGTTTTCAGGCTGTAGAAATTCAAGCCCGTGACAGGAGACAGGAGCCAGTCACAGGTcattttagagagagagagagagagagagagagagagagagagagagagagagagagagagtttctaTTGGCAGTTTAATGTCCAGGGAGCGGACATTTGCTGAGAAAACAGCAGGAGAGAGCTGCTCTGCTGGGTTTAGCTTTCAGCCTAGCAATACAGGCTCGCTTGCTGTGTTTCCATTTCCTCTCACCCAGCCTCCAGCGTCTGCTCGTCCCGTGTGGCAGCAGCCTGCTACAGGGACCAGAGGCCGAAGCCGCGGCACCGCCTACTGCTGCAATCCTAACGGATGTGGCCTGATGGGAGGGGGCGGGACAGAGAGGGCAGCGGGAGAACTGCAGGAAGGTCTCACTGTTCTTAGTCTCGCTTtgacagaccctcctccaaagcgcgctgaaaataaaaaaaaattttgcaaaacattttttataactATTCTTTTGCACCAAAtcggtattttttatttttaccaatgattgacCTAGATATTTTCTGTTTACACGGTACCGCTGACGCCAACTACATCATATCCATTTCCAGCTAaacagagcgaaagcagaaCAAGCAGAAACTCCACgttatgttctttttttccaaatgaaataaatgtctgactgactgactgactgacatgtgatgtgcattcttcttagaaaacaatcagtttttagaaatgtctcctGATCTATTGTCTATAGAAGTGTATTATTTtgcttttgttaaagaaggaaaagaaaattgcaatacTACCGAATTGCAATCTAGaagcaataaatgaaaattgcaGTACAAATGGAATCGGCAGCCATGTATAGTGAaagaatcgggacaaaagcacatGGTCCCGGCCGTAGCGGGTGTCCAGCCTCAGTGCAGCTGTATGGGCAGAGATGTGGAGAGAGGTGTGGTAGTAAAAGCCTTACTCTTGGTGGATGTCTTGATCTGTAAAAGGCACGTCTTCAATCAGCACTGCTGAATGTGTGGTGAAGAAAATCCCCAGCATGGCCTGAGAAAGAGGAGGGACACTTGTTACTGATGGTCCCACGGTCAACACGCCAGGGTTGATGGGTTTTGTTAAGTCTCACTCGATatgatttaaatatatattagtTTTATATTTCATTACATCCAATTCATTTGACCAAACTGCTTTTTGCAAAGGGCAACATGTATCAACAACATACAGGTATTTAGGTAGGATGGGTTTCTTTTGGGGCTTTGCATCCGGAATGTACaagattttaaagtgctcatattatgctcattttcaggttcataattgtgtttagatgttgtaccagaataggtttacgtagtttaattttcagaaaacaccatgtttttgttgtactgcacattgctgcagctcctcttttcaccctgtgtgttgagctctctgttttagctacagagtgaggcatctcacttctgttccatctttgatgggagtcgcacatgttcagtacctaggtaaggactactagccagtcagaagcagagtatgagggcgtgccctgacagtagctaggtaaggactactagccagtcagaagcagagtatgagggcgtgccctgacagtagctaggtaaggactactagccagtcagaagcagagtatgagggcgtgccctgacagtacctaggtaaggactactagccagtcagaagcagagtatgagggcgtgccctgacagtagctaggtaaggactactagccagtcagaagcagagtatgagggcgtgccctgacagtaaggactactagccagtcagaagcagagtatgagggcgtgccctgacagtacctaggtaaggactactagccagtcagaagcagagtatgagggcgtgccctgacagtacatGTCACCATCTGCACAGGACCAGTATTATATGGAATTCATGAGTTATTTGTAATGGAACGAATTACATTCTCCATGAGACTCCAAGTTagtaaattacaaaaaaaatctgagaGAAGTGGACTACATATTCCTCTGAAATGCCCTTCCTTTGTTTAAATTTGggttaacttaaaaaaaaaaaattaatttatttgattTCAATTCTCTATCCAAATAGATTCTATTCTACAGGCCTAATATGATATAGCCTATACACTTTAAGTGGAGAAACACCCAGTGTTTTGTTGGTGCTCTACTATTTtacggtttaaaaaaaaatatcaccctGTAAAggttttaataaaagaaatgttaTAAAAACTGCTACTATATGGGATTCTcaataaaagaaataacaaCATAGGCCTACAGACAGAGGATTATTGTAGTGGATACAGTGATTTTGGATAAATAATCCAAAATGGggtccttttttaaacataattatgataaataaaaactaagctAAACTAAAACAAGCAACCAACGGAACCTGCCTTCTTTGGATTCGGTTTAAGGACTGACTCAGTCGGACTGAGTCATGTTTTAGTTTGATCATAGTCTCTCGAAAATGAAGGTATGGTTAgcgagaataaaaaaaataaaagataaaaagtaAATCAAAGAATAACACTCACCAGCATTATAACCCCCCACGTGCTCAACACAATCCCACACGCGGCAAGTTTTGGTCCACAAATCAACCCACGCATTGTAACACTCGGTTCTGGTTCTGTTAACTAACAAAAGTTGACCTGCTGCTCAAACTTCTGTCACTTGTTCGGTCAGGTGACTGTGACCGAACACCGGAAGTTTCCGGGTTTATGGTTTTAATTCTTTTATAGAttgatatacatatacacattaaaCATTTAGTAATGAACATACGGATACAAACCATAGGTATGGGCTTTATACTATTTACTGCAGACCAACAGAAACAGGtgcatacaaaaacaaaaaaaaagaagacgtaATTTGATctaactgctagctaactgCCAGCGGTGGTGCGGCGTTCAGGTACTGTCGATATTACTAAAAATCTTCAGCCCACAcagacaacaaaaaagaaaatgttacatttctttctttctgtagtTGCCTTTTTGATtggtattagttttttttaaacacattgttGGTATGTGTTTAAGTTGTaggtaaagttaaaaaaaaaaagtttatataaaactgAAATGGTGGGTAGCTGGGTGGGTTGTCAGGGAAACAAAATGGTGCATTCAGGCTGGTTCTCGTTATGTTGTAAACATAGCCCACATATATTTCTCTGTTTATTACCAGGATGTTTCCCTTGAATAGTAGACAAAGCCAGTGCTGCAAGTTCCATGTAGTCTACGCAACATGCAATGACTCACTTACACAACAtgcaaaaaaatgcaaatatacCCCCATAACTGTTATTTATCTATTTCTACCGTagtaagttcaattttatttattcatggtaAGTagtcaggggcgtagcacaacattctgggccctgtagaaaggcattctctatgggtccctccccgcatccacagctatgaTTCTAGCATATATttgggccctgggtactcagtcctaTTTCCACCCCCAGGCCAACATTACATCCCTGTTAGTAGTGTACAATATGTCCAAGAGTTTTATTCTGGCTTCCATTGGCCTGCTCCACACACTGGCTTTTTATTGATCGACCGAACATGATGTGTATATTCTACCAGTAGGCTGACTGATGGTAATTTGAATGCAAACTCCTGGTAGGCCTAAATAGgtattgggaaaaaaaagaatataacaAACTAAAATGACAACACATAGCCTCAGATTTGCATTGCACGCATATGGGATTGGAATTTGAATAGCTGCTCTAATTTCTGCGAACCATCAGATGTCACTGTGCTGCGTGCTGAAATTTCGGGGGCATGAACGCCCCTAAATGTTCAATATTTTTACGGCACAAACCAAAAGAAAGTCCCaaagccttaaaaaaaaagaacatataactaggttacacacagacacatctgAAATATCATTTATTTCTACTCAATGCAAGTTCCCTGCAGTTTGTATATTTAATGTTGTATTCCATTTCGCAGTGTTCCTCTTTTCAAATATAACGTTACAATGCAAGTTCCCTGCAGTTTGTATATTTAATGTTGTATTCCATGTCGCAGTGTTCCTCTTTTCAAATATAACGTTACATGTAGGCTATAAATGTTAGCCTACTGTCTGTAGTTttgtgtcattgtttttaatatatatacatatttatttatttattttttaaagaaactcCAAAGCCTCATAAAGCTTCCCCCGCCCACTTGTATTCTACCGTGGACGTACTGGGCCGCTATAATATGTATTACTGAATATGGAGATTACGAGGAGACTTCGAAGGCGGCACTAGCCTTGTCATTGTGTTCAGTGGGTGACTTGACCCATTTGTCTCCAGTGGTAACGTCAATGTAACTCACCACAGATATAACTTTATTAGCTAGCATTGTGCGGCTGCCTGTACAAATGTTGGACTTTTTCAGGCACCAACACTAAAAGCGTTGGAAGAACAGATTTCTAGCTgctctgctagctagctagctagctacatcagGAGGAGCACCAAATGCACGACGCTGGTAGCAAATGCTAACCTAGCTAGACACTGTTAGCATCTTAGCAGCTGTTCCGTCCACTTGAAGGCATCATTGAGTCCTACGATAGTCTAACGTTACATACGGTCTATTATACCACAGATATCAGCAAAATGACCTCAGCTTCCACTAAAGTAAGTCATTTTACACACGAACCGTACGTTAACATTTAGTTTGCCGCCCTAGTTAGCCCAGTGAATAGTGTCCTATTAACGTGAACTAACGTTAATTGTTATTTATACAAACGCACGAGCCCCAGGAGGCTGTTTCCCGCTGCTGCTCGCGGGAGCAAGGAAGAATATCAGTCAATGTGAGGTCACTTCACTGTTGAGAGAAGAGTTCAGGAAAGTAAGATGACGTTACTTTGACCAGTTCTTTGGGATCCCACTGAGCAACTTTGACTTGTTCTAATTGGTCATGTCTTAATCTGATCAGTTTAAAAGTCTGTGCAGTCATAATTTACATAACGCTTCTTTATACACTGCCTGTATCATGCCCCTCCGTGCCAGTGAAGAGAAATGCTCCAGTATACAATAATATGCACAATACACAATATAATGCTTCCAgctttgtgtcaacagttaGTGTGGTTTGGTccttttactttttcaacatgacaGGGACTCTGTGCACAAAGCCAGCTCCATTAACACCACCTCACCCCCATCCAACGCCCTATTGGATTCATGATTcatgggtgccgattcgatTTTCATTGTCTTTCGATAGTATTCAGTATAAAGAAGAACacaacatggattttctgcttttggtCAGGAAACAACGGTGGCCCAGACGGctcaaagaaatgcaaacactaCAACACGAATGCGAAACATTCGTGTTGCAAAAgctacaatttgaatttgctttgcaccgcaataaatgaaaattgcaATACAAATCACAtgggcacccatgtatcgtgaaagaatcgaatcgggacaaaacGCATCCCTTTAATGCCCATAGTGTCCGTATCAAAAATGGTCAACTGTCACATATGGCTGGCTGGATTGTTCAGTTGTCTACATACTTTTGGTCATGTAGTGAATCTCTCGCGCTGCATGTTGCATTGAACATGTGATTGTGCCCACTCCCTGTTGTATGATACATACTCCATGGAACTACATTTCCAGTTTCCCTTACTATTTGAGTCTTGCACTCCTCTGCAAACtgtctgtgtgagagtgaaACTGGCACCAGGGCCAGGTACTGTTTCAGAGTCCAGTTTTaatgccctgtgtgtgtgtgtgtgtgtgtgtgtgtgtgtgtgtgtgtgtgtgtgtgtgtgtgtgtgtgtgtgtgtgtgtgtgttctacagGTTGGGGAGATCTTCTCTGCAGCTGGAGCTGCCTTCACCAAACTAGGAGAGCTCACCATGCAGCTTCACCCAGTGGCAGACTCCAGTCCTGCAGGGTAACACTCACACTCATACATATTAATGGGGAATGAGCAGTTCGCAGGTGTGGTGATGTTCCATACACACCTTTTTTTTCGTGTCAGATTTCATATATAAAGAACCATGACCTTAACCCATGTGGATGCTCCTGttcagggctgcacaatatatgcttttatatttttttatcgtcatcacgatatcaactggcgcaataataTGGCTGCGacacatcgcgaaagacactgagatttttttttgttagttgaaagaaaatatcggtagaaaactgcactttataatgtaactgtcattcttattaatactaataataatatacaataaaattacaatgttttcactctgttgttattacacaaaggcctgaattacacacacatgctcagtacctatacatacACTATAATGGAGAGAAATGGAAAGGCGCTcagagcagttgggggttctgttccttgctcaagagcaccttgccagtgcccaggaggtgaactggcacctctccagctaccatccgccaccatactttggtccgtatggggacttgaacctgcaaccctccggttcccaacccatctccctactgactgagctcccaacgatcacaaaaacgcTTATTTTGCACCTtaagttttgcaagtaaactcttattttttgtcttgtgttctgaatgagaaCAAAATGGGAAAAGCATTAAGGGAAGGGTTAGGTTGATTTGTCGAACTGTTTCCCTGTTGTTATTTTctggggcttttctgcctttaatttttgacaggacagctaggtgagaaagggggagagagcggggggaagacatgcaggaaatcgtcacaggtctgattcgaaccctggaccaggcataaacctctcagtatatgtgcgcctgctctacccactgagccaacccggccacacttaagtaacattttcaatgcaagactttta
It encodes the following:
- the rnaseka gene encoding ribonuclease kappa-A isoform X2; the encoded protein is MRGLICGPKLAACGIVLSTWGVIMLAMLGIFFTTHSAVLIEDVPFTDQDIHQDINPPQRIYALYNQVGYNCFIAAAFYILFGFFSCCQMKLNKRKEYLVH
- the rnaseka gene encoding ribonuclease kappa-A isoform X1, with protein sequence MRGLICGPKLAACGIVLSTWGVIMLAMLGIFFTTHSAVLIEDVPFTDQDIHQDALWRRVCQSETKNSETFLQFSRCPLCPAPSHQATSVRIAAVGGAAASASGPCSRLLPHGTSRRWRLVSTLLRGSTPCTTRWDTTASSQLLSTSCLDSSPAAR